In Zingiber officinale cultivar Zhangliang chromosome 1A, Zo_v1.1, whole genome shotgun sequence, the DNA window GTAAGACAGCCGATGCGCGATACGAGGCAGCAGGATGTCGAGGGAGACCGGTTAGCTTGTCCGAATGGGGGAAGGCATGTGCTGCACAGTCATCACATAGAAGAGCCACTGAGGTCAACAGAGCGGCTACCCCACTCGACCAAGCAGCGGGACCTGGCCGCAGACGGAGCGGGGTCCCGTCGGCCCAGCAACGGGACCACTATAGTATCTCTCGACATACTTTTAGGAGGTAGTGCTGCTGACACGAGGCATGATCGACAGGCTGATCGTACTGCGGACGCTGCTACTGTCTTGTCAAGGATATGTATCTCTGTTAAGGTAtagtgtcagaggtactttccttACATGCCCTTTTGTAGGACACATTGGAGAGCGTGCCCATGCTTCACGCGCACGTcgcccaccagggctctatataaagggggatccATCACCGACGAAGGTACGCATTATCTACTGTTCGCGCATAGTTCCACTATTGCTCCGCTTCTCTTCatattccggtgactgacttgagcatcgaagggccaacgccggggaccccttccctggctcggcactgacgttactTATTTTGCAGAGCGGAGCGAGGTCCATAGCTAGTCAGCGGAGCCGCCACCTCCCCAGCTTTCCAGTTTCACgctttcgaacaggatcataGTGTATAAATTATGTCTATGGTATTATTTTTCCAGTTTTTTGTTTTGTCAAATCACTTTTGCTTTCTATAGATTTATCTTATTTACAGGAGGAACATCCTTATGGTGCAGATAAATGAATTCTTCTGTTGAAATCATATTCTGTAATTATTGTCTATATAGGAGAACCCTAAATCCCCATGCTCTCTCTTCCTAACCATGTTGAGAAAACACATATATTCCCtattctcttctcattttcttcctaCCCAAACAAATCTAATGCAAAGCACTGATACTAGTCACTCCTTTGTTATTTCTCTACCGGCTAAACCTAGCAAAAAATCTACAAATGAAGACAAAGTTGACGTCTCTATAATGCATATAAACCAATTCAACAGATTAATAACTGAAAAAAGAATCTACCAAGTTAAATGTGAGAGCAAGAACTTGCAAGCTTACAGAAGGAATCCCCTAACCTTCTACTCGTGATTCAACCAATTTGAATCGGTTTTCTATTTCTAAATTGCATGTCAATCTGAATAAACTGAAATGTAAAACAAAAGGCCAACCCTGAAAATCATCATCAACTGATCAAGCAAAGAACGAACATACAGAATTCCCAAGAAACAGTGGAGAAAGGATACAAGATATACTCTTCTGGCCCCTTCTTGCTCAACTGAACAACAGAAACTGAGACAAACTCAAAGAAAGGTCTCTGAAACCCACTCACGGGGCTCGTAAACTTCGAATCGTCCAAAATCTCCTCATCTTCCAACTCCACCTCTGCGCAACAACACAAATCAGAGTAGCAGAAAAGCAAACGATGACTCTAGGAATTCGCGTCAGTGGCTCGGTGCTCACTAGTGACGTAGCCTAAGCTCTGCATCCGCTTCTCAAGGTCGACGGTGCATCTCTGGTTGTTCTTGAATACCTCGTTGCAGTGGCCGAGGAGCTCTTCGAACGAGACAGTGCCGAAGGCCATGGACTCGAGGAGGTCGAGATCAGCACTGGCCGAAGAGATCCGACCCCCTCGACGGACTGCAAGAAGGTAGATGCAGCCGAATCTGGAGGAGACGGAATTATCAGATTAGGGTTTCACCAAATAAACCCACAGGGAGTAAGAGGAGGTGAAATTCATTTTACTTTACCGAGGGGAATCAGACGGGAATCAATGGAGTCGGAAGAGGGATTTGGAGGGGAATCTGGTGGCAGAAGGCAACGAGGTAGGCAGAAGGCGGCCTGGGCTTCCGGGCTTTCGGTTATGCGACTGTgccaagattttatttttaaaattttaggtaaagtagttaaaaaaaaaacattagctgttctatttatttttaaaattttaatatttatttctcaaATATTACAAAGGAGAGACAGAAAATAGAGAAGTTCATATGAaaaagtaaatatttaaatttaataaaatattttttatttttataaagaagCTGcgttataataatattaaaataattttcaacgattttaattaagtataattgttttaaactaaattaataaaaaaaatttacacataataatttggatttagtcaataaaaaaatattatattataataatgatAACTATCATAATAGTTATAATAATATTAGAATAAGGATACATCCTTTTGATATTTTTGCAAAATAAATATCTTTCTTataataataaaagtaaaagacGTCATCTTAATTTATCCTTTTTTTTCCAAATACCGTGCTTTTTAATCGTAAAACATATCTATATAATATTGCGACCAATcattaatttttaagttcaatGTTAACCATTAATTTGCTTTTAATTATGTCATATCACAAACTAGACTACTAACCTTTCAAATTAGGCGAGTATGTGTGTTGAtcgaacaagtaaattaaagttaaaaatgaCACTAATCCTGAAGTAATCCAAATAGCAAACTATTGGATGATCTAAATACAAATATGATTTTAGAAAATAGAGTATACGTGCATTACATTTGACAATTGACCACCTTAAAACTTTCTTACGTCACAGATTATTTGGTAGTCGTTTTTTTTTAAGAAGTTTAATTTCACGTTTGCATATAGAAATAACGAGAGAATTAAATAGTGTATCTAATAGCTGAGAGTACAACACGACCTTGAAGAATGAAAAGTTAACCAGCATACACACCATAAAATTCTGTAAGGACTTTTCTTTCTATGGTAGCTCACATttaatgataaatataaaaatgtaTAAACTCTAGGATTCGTGCCAATTTTAAAATATGTGATACGAAAACCATTGAAACTTGGTGTTCCGATAGTAAGAGTGGAGTCTCGTACAATATAGAGGCCAATGATATGTGGAGATTAAAGTTAAGATAGTCAACCCAAAggtgtggccgatcggaaggccaCCTGGCCGATCGGCCACGACCACGCCCGGTGCAGCGCAGAAACAGCTCGGTTGCGggccgggtttccgacgctcaaaaGTCCGCCTAGGAAAGTTGAGGCGTCGGGCGACCTGTTCGCTCGGACGAGTTGCGAATCAACCAATACATGTCCCCTCCCGGACGACAGTGGGTCTCTGCATCTCTCCCGGTCGGGCTAGTAACAGACAAAAGAAGCAGAAGAGGACAAAGGGGACCGCCGGTgttatccttctcgagacatgtgtCGTCGACGAACAGCATGGTTGGCGGTCGGatcggacagagaatcgtacagtggaagtttccactgtcatgtcagagatatgctcggacggttgaggtatggcgtcagacatacttttctgacacgactatttctaggtatgctttgaggagcgtgcacgcctcgAAAAGCGTGCACGCACCccctgggagccctatataagggcccccaACCTTCGACGGAGATATgcattctcatcactgtagctagTCTTCACGCTCGTTATTCTGCCTCGATCTCTTCTCGAtggagctgacttgagcgtcggagggtcgtcgccgggaaccccctcccggctcgattttgtgcttgcaggttctcacCGGAGGCTCACGCCAGTCGGAGGTTCATACGCCGTCAACGAGAGCGCCATGCCCCCAGCGTCTGTCGACTCAACAcccagacatgatcaaattgtcGCCGTCTGTgagaacacacctgaatccgtaGCCGAGGCGATGGAGGAAGCTGGACGTCAACATACCGTGACGCTCTCCCAAGAAGAGCTCGAGCAGCGAAGATAGTGGAGCAGCAACAAAAGGCTCACGCCGAGCGGTTGGCACAGCAGGCCACCTcagcatcagggggccgagcAGCACTAGAAGATCGACCGGAGCAATTTTCTATATGGGCGCAGAATAGAGGACAGACCGGCACGCCAAGAGAGGCACCCCCGCCCCTATTCCCTTCCATCGGGCCCTGTTCCAGACCCGTCCGAGTTTGCCTAAGCTAACCAGGGATCATCAGATGAAGCACCCATGCGGGAGGCTAGGAAAGGAAAGGCGCCTCGAACcgagtcatcccccgagcggatcaatcgtcaattcTCTGAGCCGATTCTACAAGACCCGCTCCCAAAGCATTACGCTCCGCTAGCAATCGGAGAGTGCAATGGtacaattgttggttagtcctaggaaaatcataccggttccactgtacaaaaaaaatttttgtacaagtgtcgaacctttccttaaataacctattgtgttctttagaagttaaattaggaatcgtagacggaacttaacatcattgattccaaatttaacttatctgttcttaatggtttagattttaatcgcaagtggaacttaacactattgattcaaatctacctaagttattaattccataaatattaatttctaaaattggcttccaggactacatggcgaggtaaatgaccttcttggatatgggagcaaccaccatcgcctaggcaaagccttttaatgaaagataatatttatttccttaaataactctaggttaaccaaaaagaacaatcgaattacaaattcgaaaaagaagacaacacaaactcgaaaaaactatttcgaaaactctagaatcatatgcctcttgtgtgttggtatttccataaataactatacaaagaaaactagtatgatgcggaaaataattactagttatacctttctttgtaagcaaaataacttcttgatcttctaccgtattcctctttttatcccggacattgtgtgggcaacgatctaccgagatgagaatccacctaagccaccttcttctccaagcaagattcggccaccacataaactccaagagatatgaggttcgaccaccaccaccaaactccaagggatgctataaacaaaaactcctttctctccttcttctcctagctagaaccggccaccatcaagagctccaagaggggttgccgccggccacaagaagaagagaagagggagaagctagggccggccaccaaggaggaaaagagaggaagaatagaatagaatcgttagccatgaaggcacttctaccccctcttttataaaccttggtcttggcaaataaggaagtttaattaaaaacacccttaattcttttgtcatgaaaaggaaaatttatttaattaaaaataattttcttctcattaaacattatggccgaccacttatttccccaaaacaagaagagttttaattaaaacaaaaattaaaacttcctaatttgtttccagaagtttataaaaaatttctccaataatttttcccttcatggtggattataaaaaggaaattttataaattaaaatctttcttttaaacatgtggatgatttccaaaaaggaaagttatctctaaaaattaaaatctcctttcaacctacaaataaggaaagatatcaaatcttttcttaatcttttgtagaaactaataaaagagaatatttaatttttaaaactctcttttaaattatgatcatggttaaaaaggaaagttttctcaaaattaaaatctcctttcaatctacaaataaggaaagatttcaaatcttttcttaatcttttgtagaaagctataaaaggaaaaaatttaaattttaaactctct includes these proteins:
- the LOC122037921 gene encoding uncharacterized protein LOC122037921 isoform X1, yielding MAFGTVSFEELLGHCNEVFKNNQRCTVDLEKRMQSLGYVTKVELEDEEILDDSKFTSPVSGFQRPFFEFVSVSVVQLSKKGPEEYIFLFRLTCNLEIENRFKLVESRVEDPIIKYLRQLCLDIQNLPCMLQIHTQ
- the LOC122037921 gene encoding uncharacterized protein LOC122037921 isoform X2; this encodes MAFGTVSFEELLGHCNEVFKNNQRCTVDLEKRMQSLGYVTKVELEDEEILDDSKFTSPVSGFQRPFFEFVSVSVVQLSKKGPEEYILLTCNLEIENRFKLVESRVEDPIIKYLRQLCLDIQNLPCMLQIHTQ
- the LOC122037921 gene encoding uncharacterized protein LOC122037921 isoform X4 — translated: MAFGTVSFEELLGHCNEVFKNNQRCTVDLEKRMQSLGYVTKVELEDEEILDDSKFTSPVSGFQRPFFEFVSVSVVQLSKKGPEEYILYPFSTVSWEFYPIIKYLRQLCLDIQNLPCMLQIHTQ
- the LOC122037921 gene encoding uncharacterized protein LOC122037921 isoform X3; the protein is MAFGTVSFEELLGHCNEVFKNNQRCTVDLEKRMQSLGYVTKVELEDEEILDDSKFTSPVSGFQRPFFEFVSVSVVQLSKKGPEEYILSYNKISETTLPGYPKLALHATDSYTMKKFQLPEMLPKQ
- the LOC122037921 gene encoding uncharacterized protein LOC122037921 isoform X5 gives rise to the protein MAFGTVSFEELLGHCNEVFKNNQRCTVDLEKRMQSLGYVTKVELEDEEILDDSKFTSPVSGFQRPFFEFVSVSVVQLSKKGPEESYNKISETTLPGYPKLALHATDSYTMKKFQLPEMLPKQ